Proteins encoded together in one Prochlorococcus marinus str. MIT 9211 window:
- the psb29 gene encoding photosystem II biogenesis protein Psp29, which yields MRQRLTVSESKAIFHKEFPFVVPAVYRRLVDELIVELNLLKNQERFVADGVFAIGLTSIFLDFTKGYKPENQKGILLEAICKCTGFSASNLEQIALEAKKLANGLNTNEIKSLITDNNRDEKESTYKLINKNNHYSRIIAIGIYKLVDMQSNGFNKEEATENSYLDLVNNFGYTKERVEKDVNLYKSSLDKIEKALELIEMNIKDEKRRNKERVSRTKPGQ from the coding sequence TTGCGTCAGCGACTAACGGTATCCGAAAGTAAAGCGATATTCCATAAGGAATTTCCTTTTGTAGTACCAGCGGTTTATAGACGGTTGGTAGACGAATTGATAGTGGAACTAAATTTGCTTAAGAACCAAGAAAGATTTGTAGCAGACGGTGTATTTGCAATAGGTTTAACAAGTATTTTTTTAGACTTCACCAAGGGATATAAACCAGAGAATCAGAAAGGAATACTTCTAGAAGCAATATGTAAGTGTACAGGTTTTTCAGCATCAAACTTAGAACAAATAGCATTAGAAGCAAAAAAATTGGCTAATGGTTTAAATACAAATGAAATAAAATCATTAATTACTGACAATAATAGAGATGAAAAAGAAAGTACCTACAAACTAATCAATAAAAATAATCACTATTCAAGAATAATTGCTATTGGAATCTATAAATTAGTAGATATGCAAAGTAATGGTTTCAATAAAGAAGAGGCTACGGAAAACTCATATCTTGACTTGGTAAATAACTTTGGCTATACAAAGGAGAGGGTCGAGAAAGATGTAAACTTATATAAGAGCAGTCTAGATAAAATAGAAAAGGCCCTGGAACTAATAGAAATGAATATAAAAGATGAGAAGAGGAGGAACAAAGAAAGGGTATCAAGAACAAAGCCAGGCCAGTGA
- a CDS encoding DUF2103 domain-containing protein has product MGRVVLTHSTHIKGLIDILKKLAKNYKIKSITPSVLSKTRSNSPKLKIKLTRKTIGGFKLVARKGSQAQEIYITTKLNESDLLKELESILN; this is encoded by the coding sequence ATGGGAAGAGTCGTACTAACTCATAGCACTCACATAAAAGGCCTGATTGATATTCTCAAAAAATTAGCTAAAAATTATAAAATAAAATCAATAACTCCATCAGTTTTATCTAAAACTCGATCAAACAGCCCAAAACTTAAAATAAAGCTAACAAGGAAAACAATTGGTGGATTTAAATTAGTTGCAAGGAAAGGTAGTCAAGCTCAAGAAATTTATATAACTACTAAGCTTAATGAATCAGATTTGCTTAAAGAGTTGGAATCAATATTAAATTAA
- a CDS encoding prepilin peptidase, with protein sequence MDIPSYLCFVIGACFGSFISVVARRLPQNESPVFPRSYCPNCTVKIKWFDNIPILSWILLRGRCRNCSYKISLVYPFVEFFTGVLFVLCKYSHKINTININDVTYLLLGWCLVTVLFSLSLIDIYSLWLPESLLRLGGIFGIIHAFSYLYSYSNYYIVVDYLFASVMSYYFFEVIRLSARKILKKDALGDGDSKLIAMLGLWNGIIGSYFTIVLAFVSASIYAIVAISFKQLKLGQAYPLGPFIALSGLFVWIFGNDFLMVQLLKLS encoded by the coding sequence ATGGATATTCCAAGCTATCTTTGCTTTGTGATAGGAGCTTGTTTTGGCAGCTTTATTTCGGTTGTAGCTAGACGACTCCCTCAAAATGAGTCTCCAGTATTTCCCAGAAGCTATTGCCCTAACTGCACAGTAAAGATAAAATGGTTTGACAATATTCCTATACTTAGTTGGATACTTCTAAGAGGAAGATGTCGTAATTGCAGCTATAAAATAAGTCTTGTCTATCCTTTTGTTGAGTTTTTTACAGGCGTTTTATTTGTATTGTGTAAATATAGTCATAAGATTAACACCATAAATATTAATGACGTAACTTATCTATTGTTAGGTTGGTGTCTTGTTACAGTACTATTCTCCCTATCTTTAATAGATATTTATTCTTTATGGTTACCTGAATCATTGCTTAGGCTTGGCGGCATCTTCGGGATTATTCATGCTTTTAGTTATCTTTATAGTTACTCTAATTATTATATTGTAGTGGATTATTTATTCGCTTCAGTTATGAGTTATTACTTCTTTGAAGTGATCCGTTTAAGTGCAAGAAAAATATTAAAGAAGGATGCACTAGGAGATGGAGACTCAAAGCTTATTGCAATGCTTGGTCTATGGAATGGAATAATAGGATCTTATTTTACAATAGTTCTAGCTTTTGTATCCGCTTCAATTTATGCAATTGTAGCTATATCATTTAAACAATTAAAGCTCGGTCAAGCATATCCACTAGGTCCGTTTATAGCATTGTCGGGACTTTTTGTTTGGATATTCGGTAATGACTTTCTTATGGTTCAACTTCTAAAGCTAAGTTAA
- a CDS encoding type II secretion system protein: protein MKQKNNPLSNKNQPDNGFTLIEVAVVMAVLSALSSFAIPNIINTVKLSRIEETKALMNSYAADCLGQYRVSTDITELKEKVPEYLSDQKLATLGYQLDPKNNNCETLAVKPLNNKDKDLLYEMQFRIYEDDKTGSVKVFKGATPSDSPNPRSLPSCRGWAGENCGLSEEAQARIDRLNLIAEERNKCTTNFNNKQINKATGPVKTWRAPVNDEDMGACEDQGICLFEGKSYRSCDEVEVARQKKYGDQCKDWTKDMAKQKNNKKSEEGEGQTLDPQCGGQLYWFHSGDILTSFEEWEEKNEDMKKSQCEKDRSRIKTTSHKGEYVIKPADGIKEPCGNKIFVYDGEILNSVDYDAKLKQIEADKKKREEDNRNKQKKEKETDKRGNICPKKTYTDNQGLKCCPSNPTKKCNKDKKYRKKASICGCWYKQK, encoded by the coding sequence ATGAAACAAAAAAACAATCCACTAAGTAATAAGAATCAGCCAGACAATGGTTTTACCCTAATAGAAGTAGCAGTTGTAATGGCTGTATTATCTGCCTTAAGCAGTTTTGCTATACCTAACATAATTAATACAGTTAAATTGTCTAGGATAGAAGAGACCAAAGCATTGATGAATTCATATGCTGCAGATTGCCTTGGGCAATACAGGGTATCGACAGACATAACTGAGTTAAAAGAAAAAGTACCAGAGTACCTAAGTGATCAGAAATTGGCGACACTGGGTTACCAATTAGATCCTAAAAACAATAATTGTGAGACTCTAGCAGTCAAACCATTAAATAATAAGGACAAAGATCTGCTCTATGAAATGCAGTTTCGAATTTATGAAGATGATAAAACAGGTTCAGTAAAAGTATTTAAAGGTGCAACTCCTTCAGATTCACCTAACCCAAGAAGCTTACCTTCATGCAGAGGATGGGCTGGAGAAAATTGTGGTTTAAGTGAAGAAGCACAAGCCAGAATTGATCGTCTTAATCTAATTGCAGAAGAAAGAAACAAATGCACTACAAACTTCAATAACAAACAAATAAACAAGGCAACTGGTCCAGTAAAAACATGGAGGGCACCAGTAAATGATGAAGATATGGGCGCTTGTGAAGACCAAGGAATTTGTTTATTTGAAGGTAAATCTTATAGAAGTTGTGATGAGGTAGAAGTAGCTAGACAAAAGAAATATGGTGATCAATGTAAAGACTGGACTAAAGATATGGCTAAACAAAAGAATAATAAAAAAAGTGAAGAAGGAGAAGGTCAAACTTTAGACCCTCAATGTGGAGGTCAACTCTATTGGTTTCACTCTGGAGACATATTAACAAGTTTTGAAGAATGGGAAGAGAAAAATGAAGACATGAAGAAGTCTCAATGCGAAAAAGATAGATCTAGAATAAAAACAACTAGTCATAAGGGAGAATATGTAATTAAGCCAGCTGATGGCATTAAAGAGCCTTGTGGCAATAAGATATTTGTGTATGATGGGGAAATATTGAACTCTGTTGACTATGACGCTAAATTAAAACAAATAGAAGCAGATAAGAAGAAGAGAGAGGAAGACAATCGAAATAAGCAAAAGAAAGAGAAAGAAACAGATAAAAGAGGCAATATATGTCCTAAGAAAACATATACAGATAATCAAGGTTTAAAATGCTGTCCTTCTAATCCCACTAAAAAATGTAATAAAGATAAGAAGTATAGAAAGAAAGCTTCTATTTGCGGATGTTGGTATAAACAGAAATAA
- a CDS encoding iron uptake porin has protein sequence MKLFQRLLVAPAALGLMAPLAANAAEVNIQDVGNYAGLEEQHVETTAQFSDVVPGDWAYTALQNLSESYGCVGNAYSQNLKSGQALTRYEAASLINSCLEGGLVASGQGLSQDAARLSNEFGSEMAILKGRVDGLEYRLNEVNAGTFANTTLISGSATFTVGAVDDSTSGEKLHSIYAYGIDMSTSFSGEDSLDVAVIAGNAGTQPLNVLDSAEGTTNQLQIDKLTYSFPVGDFRVTAGPLMDQDDIISAKLSSYSAEFYITPHEYSRAETEEGPGVGATYFFDNKWNASISAVFDDGDDASNGILTREGDDVITGSIGYDGDGWGGGVILSSGDKNGSDTTDYDSWGWGLYWEPEDFPRFSAGYDTQENEGAADNDSWYIAADYDGWGPGTLSAAYQVIDDETNELAAFEVYYNWDVADGISVRPGLFTQEVAGGEDETGAVVETTFKF, from the coding sequence ATGAAGCTTTTCCAGCGCTTGCTGGTAGCTCCTGCTGCTTTGGGTTTAATGGCTCCTTTAGCTGCAAATGCAGCAGAGGTCAACATCCAAGATGTTGGTAATTATGCCGGCCTAGAAGAGCAGCATGTTGAAACCACAGCTCAGTTCTCAGACGTTGTTCCAGGGGATTGGGCTTATACAGCTCTCCAAAACCTAAGCGAAAGCTATGGTTGTGTAGGTAATGCCTACAGTCAAAACCTTAAGTCAGGTCAAGCTCTTACTCGTTATGAAGCTGCCTCACTTATAAATTCATGCCTTGAAGGCGGACTTGTGGCTAGTGGCCAAGGTCTAAGTCAAGATGCTGCACGTCTATCCAACGAATTTGGTTCAGAAATGGCCATTCTCAAAGGTCGTGTTGATGGGCTTGAATACAGACTTAACGAAGTAAATGCTGGTACATTTGCTAACACCACATTAATTTCAGGTAGTGCAACATTCACCGTAGGTGCTGTTGACGACTCTACTTCTGGCGAAAAACTTCATTCTATCTATGCCTATGGCATTGATATGTCTACAAGTTTTTCTGGAGAAGATTCACTTGATGTAGCAGTTATTGCTGGTAATGCAGGCACCCAGCCCCTAAACGTTTTAGATAGCGCAGAGGGAACAACAAATCAGCTTCAGATTGATAAGCTTACCTATTCATTCCCAGTCGGTGACTTCAGAGTTACTGCAGGTCCTTTGATGGATCAGGATGATATTATTTCAGCTAAGCTTTCAAGCTATTCAGCTGAGTTTTATATAACACCTCATGAGTACTCCAGAGCCGAGACTGAAGAAGGTCCTGGTGTTGGTGCTACTTACTTCTTCGACAACAAGTGGAATGCTTCAATTTCCGCAGTCTTTGACGATGGTGATGATGCCAGCAATGGTATTTTAACTAGAGAAGGAGACGATGTTATAACCGGATCTATCGGTTACGACGGAGACGGTTGGGGTGGTGGAGTCATCCTGTCTTCCGGAGACAAAAACGGCTCAGACACTACTGACTACGACTCATGGGGATGGGGTCTCTACTGGGAGCCAGAAGATTTCCCACGCTTCAGTGCAGGTTATGACACCCAAGAGAATGAAGGTGCTGCCGACAATGACTCTTGGTACATAGCTGCTGACTACGATGGTTGGGGCCCAGGAACCCTTAGTGCTGCTTATCAAGTCATTGATGATGAAACCAATGAACTTGCAGCCTTCGAGGTTTACTACAACTGGGATGTTGCCGATGGCATCTCTGTACGACCTGGTCTCTTTACTCAAGAGGTAGCTGGTGGTGAAGATGAAACAGGCGCAGTCGTTGAAACTACCTTTAAGTTCTAA
- a CDS encoding DUF2939 domain-containing protein → MVFKKLKSTKLFFILALFTITTGYIYATPYISIISLKNAIERRDIEKANKFINYKKVRKSLEKEVQKEVMTRILEKEESPTISELQLLILKPLIKKVSEVMIESTVNPNGLRVLLYTGDLIDNSGSEEVEMTKLVNKQNISKVQSNDFQKQKISLYYKSPNIFILESKIPENNRKVISLWRRKNIIDWHLTAIRLFYYK, encoded by the coding sequence ATGGTGTTTAAAAAACTAAAATCTACTAAGCTTTTTTTTATTTTAGCTTTATTTACTATTACTACTGGATATATATATGCCACACCGTATATTTCAATTATTTCACTAAAGAATGCTATAGAAAGAAGAGACATAGAAAAAGCCAACAAATTTATAAACTATAAAAAGGTAAGAAAAAGTCTTGAAAAAGAGGTTCAGAAAGAAGTTATGACAAGGATATTAGAGAAAGAGGAAAGTCCTACTATTAGTGAACTTCAATTACTGATTCTTAAGCCATTAATCAAAAAGGTTAGTGAAGTTATGATCGAGTCGACCGTGAATCCAAATGGTTTAAGAGTTCTTCTTTATACTGGTGACTTAATAGATAATAGTGGATCAGAAGAAGTGGAAATGACTAAATTAGTAAACAAACAGAATATTTCAAAGGTACAGTCAAATGATTTTCAAAAACAGAAAATTAGTCTTTATTATAAATCGCCAAATATATTTATTTTAGAGAGTAAAATACCAGAAAATAACAGGAAGGTTATTAGCCTGTGGAGAAGAAAAAATATAATTGACTGGCATTTGACAGCAATCAGACTCTTTTATTACAAATAA
- a CDS encoding pilus assembly FimT family protein has translation MNLLHEYLKNPRVRKVLSSKPGNKGFSLVELVVVIAVLAILSAVAIPNFISVQSKAQISAVKNGLVNGIKECVVAYLDDPENIPEFAEINAFNGDYTGYAIEPLAEDQEGCFEAEGIHAAGVLPTFAITYDQATGEIVKECDGADEEGANEYLTCIEPQGEGNNQWTW, from the coding sequence ATGAACCTATTACATGAATATCTAAAAAACCCAAGAGTAAGGAAGGTTTTAAGTTCTAAGCCTGGTAACAAAGGCTTTTCATTAGTTGAGCTTGTTGTTGTAATTGCAGTTCTGGCGATTTTGTCAGCAGTAGCAATCCCAAACTTTATATCAGTCCAATCAAAGGCTCAAATTTCCGCTGTTAAGAATGGCTTGGTTAACGGTATTAAAGAATGTGTAGTAGCTTATCTAGATGATCCTGAAAATATACCGGAATTTGCTGAGATAAATGCCTTTAATGGTGATTACACAGGATACGCAATAGAACCTTTAGCGGAAGATCAAGAGGGATGTTTTGAAGCTGAAGGTATACACGCCGCCGGAGTTCTTCCAACTTTTGCAATTACGTATGATCAGGCCACTGGAGAAATTGTAAAAGAATGCGATGGAGCTGATGAGGAAGGTGCGAATGAATACCTTACATGTATAGAGCCTCAGGGAGAAGGCAATAACCAATGGACCTGGTAA
- the ftsH gene encoding ATP-dependent zinc metalloprotease FtsH, producing the protein MNQRVKLILLWLLPIGMVVLISWQILGNGDTTALNQSSSSLATRNSAVSKMSYGRFIDYINAGRVTSVDIYEGGRNAVVEAIDPELDNRVQRIRVDLPGLAPELINKLKSEGISFDVHPPRTAPPALGIIGNLIFPILLIVGLVFLARRSNSMPGGPGQAMQFGKTKARFAMEAETGVKFDDVAGVNEAKQDLEEVVTFLKQPERFTSVGAQIPKGVLLVGPPGTGKTLLAKAIAGEAGVPFFSLSGSEFVEMFVGVGASRVRDLFKRAKENSPCLIFIDEIDAVGRQRGAGIGGGNDEREQTLNQLLTEMDGFEGNSGIIIIAATNRPDVLDSALMRPGRFDRQVSVDAPDIKGRLSILKVHSRNKKLDKVLSLENIARRTPGFTGADLANLLNEAAILTARRRKDFIGITEIDDAVDRIIAGMEGQPLTDGRSKRLIAYHEVGHALIGTLVKDHDPVQKVTLIPRGQAKGLTWFSPDDDQMLVSKAQLKARIMGALGGRAAEDVIFGNAEVTTGAGGDIQQVASMARQMVTKFGMSDLGPISLENSSQEVFIGRDLMTRSDNSDAIAKQIDDQVREIVKKCYRETLDIVNNNKAAMDGLVEVLVEKETIDGDEFREILSNYCEIPDKKNVENIVI; encoded by the coding sequence ATGAATCAGAGAGTAAAGCTAATACTTCTATGGTTGCTGCCTATTGGGATGGTTGTTCTTATAAGCTGGCAAATACTAGGTAATGGAGACACAACTGCTCTAAATCAAAGCAGTAGCTCACTTGCTACTAGAAACTCAGCTGTTTCAAAAATGAGTTACGGGCGTTTTATTGATTACATCAATGCAGGAAGAGTGACATCCGTTGATATTTATGAGGGTGGTCGTAATGCTGTAGTTGAAGCAATAGATCCAGAACTAGACAACAGAGTTCAAAGAATAAGGGTTGATCTACCAGGGCTAGCACCTGAACTTATAAATAAATTAAAAAGCGAAGGTATAAGCTTTGATGTTCATCCGCCAAGAACGGCCCCACCTGCTCTAGGAATAATAGGTAATCTTATCTTCCCAATATTATTAATAGTAGGTCTAGTCTTTCTTGCTAGAAGATCCAATTCTATGCCTGGTGGACCAGGGCAGGCAATGCAATTCGGCAAAACAAAGGCAAGATTTGCTATGGAAGCTGAAACTGGAGTCAAGTTTGACGATGTGGCCGGCGTTAATGAAGCCAAGCAAGATTTAGAAGAGGTGGTGACCTTCTTGAAACAACCTGAACGTTTTACTTCTGTAGGTGCTCAAATTCCTAAAGGTGTTCTTTTAGTGGGCCCTCCTGGAACAGGTAAAACTCTTCTAGCAAAGGCAATAGCAGGAGAAGCAGGTGTACCTTTCTTTTCTCTTTCAGGCTCAGAATTTGTTGAGATGTTTGTAGGAGTAGGAGCAAGTCGGGTAAGAGACTTGTTTAAACGTGCAAAAGAGAATAGTCCTTGCCTAATATTTATTGATGAAATTGATGCTGTAGGGAGACAAAGAGGAGCTGGAATCGGAGGTGGAAATGACGAAAGGGAGCAAACTCTTAATCAATTACTTACAGAAATGGATGGATTTGAAGGTAACAGTGGAATCATTATTATTGCAGCAACAAATAGACCAGACGTACTAGATTCAGCACTTATGAGACCAGGGAGATTTGACAGGCAAGTATCTGTTGATGCTCCAGATATTAAAGGAAGACTTTCTATCTTAAAGGTACATTCTAGGAACAAGAAATTAGACAAGGTACTTTCACTTGAAAATATAGCTCGAAGGACACCAGGTTTTACAGGGGCAGATCTAGCGAACCTACTAAATGAAGCGGCAATATTAACTGCAAGAAGAAGAAAAGATTTTATAGGTATTACGGAAATAGATGATGCCGTAGATAGAATAATTGCTGGAATGGAAGGGCAGCCTCTCACCGATGGAAGAAGCAAACGACTGATTGCTTATCACGAAGTTGGCCATGCGCTTATTGGTACTCTTGTGAAAGATCATGACCCCGTGCAGAAGGTAACTCTTATACCAAGAGGTCAAGCAAAAGGACTGACTTGGTTCTCTCCAGATGATGACCAAATGTTAGTAAGTAAAGCACAACTAAAAGCTAGAATCATGGGTGCTTTAGGAGGAAGAGCTGCAGAAGATGTGATTTTCGGAAATGCAGAAGTTACAACTGGTGCAGGTGGGGATATTCAACAAGTTGCTTCAATGGCCAGGCAAATGGTAACCAAGTTTGGGATGAGCGACTTAGGACCAATATCATTGGAGAATAGCTCTCAAGAAGTTTTTATTGGCAGAGACCTAATGACAAGAAGTGATAATTCAGATGCTATTGCCAAGCAAATTGATGATCAAGTTAGAGAGATAGTTAAAAAGTGTTATAGAGAGACACTAGATATAGTAAATAATAACAAAGCAGCAATGGATGGATTAGTAGAGGTATTGGTTGAGAAAGAAACTATAGATGGAGATGAATTTAGGGAAATATTATCAAATTATTGTGAGATACCAGACAAGAAAAATGTTGAGAATATAGTCATATAG
- the clpP gene encoding ATP-dependent Clp endopeptidase proteolytic subunit ClpP has translation MIPIVIEESGRGERAFDIYSRLLRERIIFLGEPVTNDSANRIVAQLLFLEAEDPEKDIFLYINSPGGSVYDGLGIFDTIEHVKPDVHTVCVGLAASMGAFLLCAGAKGKRSSLKHSRIMIHQPLGGARGQASDIRIQADEILFLKDRLNNELAERTGQPIERISQDTDRDFYMSPDEALEYGIIDNIFNKRPVNIV, from the coding sequence ATGATCCCTATTGTAATTGAAGAGTCAGGTCGAGGAGAAAGAGCCTTTGATATTTATTCCCGGCTTTTAAGAGAGAGAATTATATTTCTAGGTGAACCTGTAACTAATGATTCTGCTAATAGGATTGTTGCTCAGCTTTTGTTTTTAGAAGCCGAGGACCCTGAAAAGGATATTTTCTTATACATAAACTCTCCTGGGGGTTCAGTTTATGATGGTTTAGGTATCTTCGATACAATTGAGCACGTAAAGCCCGACGTTCATACCGTATGTGTTGGACTTGCAGCAAGCATGGGTGCTTTTCTTCTTTGTGCAGGAGCAAAGGGCAAGAGAAGTAGTCTTAAGCATTCAAGAATAATGATTCACCAACCTCTTGGAGGAGCAAGAGGCCAGGCAAGTGATATAAGAATCCAAGCAGATGAGATCCTTTTTCTTAAAGATCGACTAAATAATGAGTTGGCTGAGAGAACAGGCCAGCCAATTGAAAGGATTTCTCAAGATACTGATAGAGATTTTTATATGTCACCTGATGAAGCACTTGAATATGGAATTATAGATAACATCTTCAATAAAAGGCCAGTTAATATTGTTTAA
- the petN gene encoding cytochrome b6-f complex subunit PetN has product MLFTFAWASLAAIFTFSIAMVVWGRNGDGTIDF; this is encoded by the coding sequence ATGCTTTTTACTTTTGCTTGGGCATCATTGGCTGCAATCTTTACCTTTTCAATAGCAATGGTTGTTTGGGGAAGAAATGGAGATGGCACAATTGATTTCTAA
- a CDS encoding GspE/PulE family protein → MSQFSVTSIRNLVDQYFSLQWCRDNLVVPLGIEPSLPPSPGVITIAVGNIVFLGTIGNTIKERINQSGLECKFVERSPEKIKEILDLAAEERFISGEGIEISEFTEEAVIAALQDTATEGNDDDFSLEFDDIEEEELVDETEDLSNEMLESKTQRAAGMILINTCRSNVSDIHIEPKIDNYKIRVRRDGVMQKFLSMPKRAGIQLIACLKNMAHMDIAERRASQDGKILRQYEGNRMEFRCSTAPGKYGEGMVLRILNSDASVLNLDVLIHIEKVRNEFRKIINNTNGIVIVSGPTGSGKSTTLAAALREKDNGELKIVTAEDPIEYDLSGDIMQHQVNRAKNQTFANLLRTFLRQDPDVILIGETRDPETAESSMDAAETGHLVFTTLHANTSSSSLTRLLDMEVPKYKLNASVRGVLAQRLLRRVCPECSVQRPINNNESQITGIRPNTPIRYANVLSSEEKEQRKREGTLCGHCSGTGYKGRVGAYELLVINRPIQNAITSNKTDKEIEEMAVDNNEMLTLMKYGVELVKEQLTTLSELERVCKSDD, encoded by the coding sequence ATGTCTCAATTCTCAGTTACTTCTATAAGGAATTTAGTAGATCAATATTTTTCACTCCAGTGGTGTAGAGATAACTTAGTTGTGCCTCTTGGTATTGAACCATCATTACCACCTAGTCCTGGGGTTATCACAATAGCCGTTGGTAATATTGTTTTCTTAGGAACGATTGGAAACACAATTAAGGAAAGGATAAATCAATCAGGATTAGAATGTAAATTTGTAGAGAGATCACCAGAGAAAATTAAAGAAATACTTGATTTGGCAGCTGAGGAAAGGTTTATAAGTGGAGAAGGTATTGAAATTTCTGAATTTACTGAAGAGGCAGTAATAGCAGCCTTACAAGATACTGCTACTGAAGGTAATGATGATGATTTCTCTTTGGAATTTGATGATATAGAAGAAGAAGAATTAGTCGATGAGACTGAGGATCTAAGTAATGAAATGCTAGAAAGCAAAACACAAAGAGCAGCTGGAATGATATTGATAAATACATGCAGGTCAAATGTATCTGATATACATATAGAGCCAAAGATCGATAATTATAAAATAAGGGTAAGAAGAGATGGAGTTATGCAAAAGTTCTTATCTATGCCAAAGAGGGCTGGTATTCAATTAATAGCTTGTTTAAAAAACATGGCGCATATGGATATAGCAGAGAGAAGGGCTAGTCAAGATGGAAAGATCCTAAGACAATATGAAGGTAATCGAATGGAGTTCAGATGCTCAACTGCTCCTGGTAAATATGGGGAAGGAATGGTACTTAGGATTCTAAACAGCGATGCCTCAGTACTAAATTTAGATGTTCTAATACATATTGAGAAAGTCAGGAATGAATTTAGAAAGATAATAAATAACACAAATGGTATAGTTATAGTTTCTGGACCAACAGGGTCTGGCAAATCAACAACTCTAGCAGCAGCATTGAGAGAAAAAGACAATGGAGAACTTAAAATTGTAACAGCAGAAGACCCTATTGAATACGATCTTTCGGGGGATATAATGCAACATCAAGTTAATAGAGCCAAAAATCAAACATTTGCAAATTTACTTCGAACATTCCTTCGTCAAGATCCTGACGTTATATTAATTGGAGAAACGAGGGATCCAGAAACAGCAGAATCTTCTATGGATGCAGCAGAAACTGGACATTTAGTATTTACAACACTGCATGCAAATACATCTTCCAGTTCATTAACAAGGCTACTTGACATGGAAGTCCCTAAATATAAATTAAACGCCTCAGTTAGAGGCGTATTAGCGCAGCGTTTATTGAGGAGGGTATGTCCAGAGTGTAGTGTTCAAAGACCAATTAATAATAATGAGTCTCAAATAACTGGTATACGCCCTAATACACCTATAAGGTATGCAAATGTACTTTCAAGCGAAGAAAAAGAACAGCGAAAGAGAGAAGGAACTCTCTGCGGTCACTGTTCTGGGACAGGATATAAAGGTAGGGTTGGTGCTTATGAGTTATTAGTAATAAATAGACCAATCCAAAATGCTATAACTAGCAATAAGACTGATAAGGAAATCGAGGAAATGGCTGTAGATAATAATGAAATGCTTACTTTAATGAAATATGGAGTAGAATTAGTCAAGGAACAACTTACTACTCTTTCAGAGCTTGAGAGGGTTTGTAAATCAGATGACTAA